Proteins encoded within one genomic window of Coraliomargarita sinensis:
- a CDS encoding glutamate--tRNA ligase, protein MSEVRVRFAPSPTGFFHIGSARTALFNWLYARHTGGKFILRVEDTDKARNTEEALRVLVEGMRWLGLDWDEGPEVGGDCGPYFQSERQPIYDEYLKKLEAAGRTYEKDGAIWFKLEGERYTAYDDFKKAEVEKVKTAPVVIDDAVRGRVERAEEMDFVIVRKDGSPVFHFVNVVDDIAMGITHVIRGEDHLSNTSKHVELFKAFGVEPPKFAHIPLILKESGPGKMSKRDKGALIEEYEQRGFLPAAVRNYICLLGWSPKDDREKMDIGEIIERFDFAGINRGNARFDEQKLSALNAEYLRELEIGSFTFLVRPILAQAGVITEDEDEDYLQEVLKLAQPKARSLEALPEYVSYFFKDAYPEDEKTAAKIAKKTDPKVLIAEILPVLENAQSFDADSLKSALETHAEQQGVKVFAYFPALRFAVSGQGGGPDLLPMLEVMGRDRVLGRLRAFSR, encoded by the coding sequence ATGTCTGAAGTTCGAGTTCGTTTTGCTCCCAGCCCGACAGGGTTCTTTCATATCGGCAGTGCCCGTACGGCACTGTTCAACTGGCTCTATGCCCGACACACCGGAGGTAAATTTATTCTGCGTGTCGAGGATACCGATAAAGCCCGTAATACGGAAGAAGCTTTGCGTGTCCTGGTCGAAGGGATGCGCTGGCTTGGGCTGGATTGGGATGAAGGTCCGGAAGTCGGGGGTGATTGCGGCCCCTATTTTCAGAGCGAGCGCCAGCCGATCTACGATGAGTATCTCAAGAAGTTGGAGGCCGCCGGGCGAACCTACGAGAAGGATGGGGCGATTTGGTTCAAACTCGAAGGTGAGCGTTATACCGCCTACGATGATTTTAAGAAGGCTGAAGTCGAGAAGGTGAAGACAGCGCCGGTGGTGATCGACGATGCCGTCCGCGGGCGCGTTGAGCGTGCTGAAGAAATGGATTTTGTTATCGTGCGTAAAGACGGCAGTCCCGTCTTTCACTTTGTGAACGTGGTGGACGACATCGCGATGGGCATCACGCACGTGATTCGGGGGGAGGACCACCTCTCGAATACGAGCAAGCACGTAGAACTCTTTAAAGCCTTTGGCGTCGAGCCGCCGAAATTCGCGCACATTCCCCTGATTCTCAAAGAATCCGGACCGGGTAAAATGAGTAAGCGGGACAAGGGTGCGCTGATCGAAGAGTACGAACAGCGCGGCTTTTTACCGGCGGCGGTGCGCAACTACATCTGCTTGCTGGGTTGGAGCCCGAAGGATGACCGCGAGAAAATGGATATCGGCGAAATTATCGAGCGTTTCGACTTTGCGGGGATCAACCGCGGCAACGCCCGCTTCGACGAGCAGAAGCTGTCCGCCCTGAACGCCGAGTATTTACGTGAGCTCGAAATCGGAAGTTTCACCTTTCTGGTGCGTCCCATTCTGGCTCAGGCCGGTGTTATCACGGAGGATGAGGACGAGGACTACCTGCAGGAGGTCCTGAAGCTCGCGCAGCCGAAAGCCCGATCCCTCGAGGCGCTTCCGGAGTATGTCAGCTACTTCTTCAAGGATGCGTACCCCGAGGATGAAAAAACCGCGGCCAAGATTGCCAAGAAGACCGATCCCAAAGTGTTGATTGCCGAAATTCTACCCGTCTTGGAGAATGCCCAAAGCTTTGATGCAGATAGTTTGAAATCTGCACTCGAGACCCATGCCGAGCAGCAGGGTGTCAAGGTATTCGCCTACTTCCCTGCCTTGCGTTTTGCCGTGAGCGGGCAGGGCGGCGGCCCGGATCTTTTGCCCATGCTTGAGGTGATGGGGCGCGATCGTGTGCTGGGGCGGCTGCGTGCGTTTAGCCGGTAG
- a CDS encoding sodium:calcium symporter has translation MAGSKKESWNSRVGVILAVAGSAVGLGNFLRFPGQAAEYGGGAFMIAYFLAFLLIGLPICWAEWTMGRFGGQAGFNSSPGIFNYITRKPAFKYLGVIGVLIPVIIYMYYVYIEAWCLGYAVNFLCGNMDFGTVEESSDFWGGFIGIKENGSALGIGLKQVGIYLLLVFILNFVLIYRGISKGIEIFCKYAMPTLVLIAIVILFRVLTLGTPDAAMPERNVSNGLGFMWNPVKHVVETKDEAGDWIIDHETVDAEKLAMEKSTAETDENIRVRRIGMVEQLLNPQLWLAAAGQIFFSLSVGFGVIITYSSYMSKKDDVVLSGLSATSANEFCEVALGGLITLPAAVTFLGVAGVAGMGTFGLGFNVLPMVFANMAFGELFGFLFFFLLFLAAVTSSLSMLQPGIAFLEEALKINRKQSVALLGLVTALGCGFVVYFSESVKALDTMDFWVGTFLIFVLSSIQIVIFGWVLGIDKGFELAHQGAAVRIPAAFKFIMKYVSPLFLLIIFSLWVAANVFGIDLRTGETSYSGYVRDLFIEPNTVAWLSVSLIGIVAALFVFIVGQNKEYKELKKEDRS, from the coding sequence ATGGCGGGATCGAAAAAAGAATCGTGGAATTCGAGAGTCGGCGTGATTCTGGCCGTCGCTGGCAGCGCTGTCGGACTGGGCAACTTTCTCCGGTTTCCCGGTCAGGCCGCCGAATACGGGGGCGGCGCCTTCATGATCGCCTATTTCCTGGCATTTTTGCTAATCGGTCTGCCCATCTGCTGGGCGGAATGGACAATGGGGCGCTTCGGCGGACAAGCCGGCTTTAACTCCTCACCGGGTATTTTCAACTACATCACCCGCAAGCCGGCCTTTAAGTATTTGGGGGTGATCGGCGTGCTCATCCCGGTGATCATTTACATGTACTACGTCTACATCGAGGCCTGGTGCCTCGGTTATGCGGTGAACTTCCTCTGCGGGAACATGGATTTCGGCACCGTGGAGGAGTCGAGTGATTTCTGGGGCGGCTTCATCGGCATCAAGGAGAACGGAAGTGCCCTTGGCATCGGATTGAAGCAAGTCGGCATCTACCTGCTGCTCGTTTTTATCCTCAACTTTGTCCTGATCTACCGGGGCATTTCCAAGGGTATCGAAATCTTCTGCAAATACGCGATGCCTACGCTGGTGTTGATCGCGATCGTTATCCTCTTCCGGGTGCTCACTCTTGGCACTCCGGACGCAGCTATGCCGGAACGCAACGTCAGCAACGGACTGGGCTTCATGTGGAATCCGGTCAAACATGTGGTGGAGACGAAAGACGAAGCAGGTGACTGGATCATCGACCACGAAACGGTGGACGCCGAAAAGTTGGCGATGGAAAAATCGACCGCCGAGACGGATGAAAACATCCGAGTGCGTCGCATCGGAATGGTCGAACAACTGCTCAACCCACAGCTCTGGCTGGCCGCTGCCGGGCAGATTTTCTTTTCACTGTCGGTGGGTTTCGGGGTCATTATCACCTACTCCAGCTACATGTCGAAGAAGGACGACGTCGTCCTCAGCGGGCTGTCGGCGACCAGTGCGAACGAGTTTTGCGAGGTGGCCCTGGGCGGGCTGATCACCCTGCCCGCGGCCGTGACCTTTCTCGGGGTAGCCGGAGTCGCCGGCATGGGAACCTTCGGGCTGGGCTTCAACGTCCTGCCGATGGTTTTTGCCAATATGGCATTCGGGGAATTATTCGGTTTTCTCTTCTTTTTCCTCCTCTTTCTCGCCGCGGTGACCAGTTCGCTCTCCATGCTGCAGCCGGGCATCGCGTTCCTGGAGGAAGCTTTAAAGATCAACCGCAAGCAATCGGTCGCCCTTCTCGGTCTGGTGACCGCTCTTGGATGTGGCTTCGTCGTTTATTTCAGCGAGAGCGTGAAGGCCCTCGACACTATGGACTTCTGGGTCGGCACCTTCCTCATCTTTGTGCTCTCCAGTATTCAAATTGTGATATTCGGCTGGGTTCTGGGGATCGACAAAGGTTTCGAACTCGCGCACCAGGGGGCCGCCGTCCGCATTCCCGCAGCCTTCAAGTTTATCATGAAGTATGTCAGTCCCCTCTTCCTGCTCATCATCTTTTCGCTCTGGGTGGCGGCGAATGTTTTCGGTATCGATTTGCGAACCGGGGAGACCAGCTACAGCGGTTATGTGCGTGACTTGTTTATTGAGCCCAACACCGTGGCATGGCTGAGCGTCAGCCTGATTGGCATTGTGGCGGCACTGTTTGTCTTCATTGTCGGTCAAAATAAAGAATACAAAGAGTTGAAAAAGGAGGATCGTTCATGA